In the Topomyia yanbarensis strain Yona2022 chromosome 3, ASM3024719v1, whole genome shotgun sequence genome, one interval contains:
- the LOC131687135 gene encoding LOW QUALITY PROTEIN: protein odd-skipped-like (The sequence of the model RefSeq protein was modified relative to this genomic sequence to represent the inferred CDS: deleted 1 base in 1 codon; substituted 1 base at 1 genomic stop codon) produces the protein MQVILSSLFLAVVASAAVDSAKVLRSKSVGKRDLWQYGGTGGYGTGHGVQARSGDWNHDANNYHYAQLRMQVHPVHEWQQDESYNKQEAQEWRPSYSAPSDHQVASFHSKESNNEQEYVQQEWQSNNEPHQEVGGKQGEKQQHHHHHHHVKVIEVPKPFPVHVEKPYRCMWTSLXSWRNMYL, from the exons ATGCAG GTTATTCTATCATCTCTATTTCTTGCCGTGGTTGCTAGTGCAGCTGTTGACTCTGCGAAAGTTCTAAGGAGTAAATCAGTAGGCAAACGAGATCTTTGGCAGTATGGAGGAACGGGTGGTTACGGCACCGGTCATGGAGTGCAAGCTCGATCGGGTGACTGGAACCACGATGCGAACAATTATCACTACGCCCAGCTTCGGATGCAGGTTCATCCAGTTCACGAGTGGCAGCAGGATGAATCGTACAACAAGCAGGAAGCGCAAGAATGGAGACCGAGCTACTCGGCACCAAGTGACCATCAAGTAGCATCGTTTCACTCGAAGGAATCCAACAACGAACAAGAATATGTCCAACAGGAATGGCAAAGTAATAATGAACCTCATCAGGAGGTGGGCGGTAAACAAGGAGAAAAACAGCAGCACCACCATCATCACCATCACGTGAAGGTGATCGAGGTCCCGAAACCATTCCCAGTACATGTGGAAAAACCATAC CGGTGTATGTGGACAAGCCTGTGATCGTGGAGAAACATGTACCTCTGA